A window of Rhipicephalus microplus isolate Deutch F79 chromosome X, USDA_Rmic, whole genome shotgun sequence genomic DNA:
TATACTGGTTTTGTCCTAGAGCGCAGACAGTTTCGTTGTAGTCCTGAATCTGAGATGTGCACCAGAGAGGAGTGGAAATATACCGAAGAGTAAATGGAAGGCGATCGGCACATCGTGCGAGTAAGAGAGCTGAAGTCCAAGTAGTGAGTTACCACAGACTTACCACAGAGCTATTCGCTTCGGTCCATTGCCTGAAGGAGTAGTCTTGACAGCTGCACTTCCAAGGATTACCCGAGAGCCAGATTGCCGCTACTGTCCTTTCGGAGACCATGCGAAGAGGAAACGTACGTAAGGAGTTGTTGCTTATGTCTATCCGTTTTGTTGAAATAGGAATGACCCCTGATTCAATCTCTGAAAGCAGGTTATTGGCAAGGTTCAGTGAGGCGAGGGATGGAGTCTTGTAAACTAGTCCACTCTTCAGTTTTCTGAGGAGGTTCCAGCTCAGATCGAGAACGCGCGTTTTCGACGGGAGCTCTTCGGGAAGCTCCCTCAGCTCCCTGCGAGAACAGTTGACCAGAATGGCTGCAGAAAATGAAGAGTCTTGAAAGCAGGTGCACTCGCAACCTTGGCTGCAGTTGGTGAACCACACAGTGAGGTTCCCTACGGATAAGTCGAAAAGTTTCTCTCGTCGGTTCCAACGAGGCCCGTGGCAAACTGGGTCACCTTTCGCAGCTAGTGAAGCGCCAATTCTCACGAGCCACGTAAGCTGACAGTCACAGAGAAGTGGGTTTCCTGCAAAATAAGTTGCACGATACTGTATTGTCACGTGAAGACAACAACGTAAGAAATGAGGCTGTTATGCTATTCAGCTTTTATCCTCAAACCACAATAAACTTGGATATGTGGTGGGTATACAATTCAGTATAGTGCGCGTTGCATTACAAATAAAATAGAAGAGAAATATAAATTATATCACTATGACGTAGACTAGTCAGACATCGTCCAGTACACCTGTATCTGCATCATACGATAACGTTTATACTTGTCAGTTCTATGCAGTAAAAACAAACAGCAGCTGTAACAAGCAAGgacacggtgtaagaaaaataatttaggtGTGGACGCTCTCCGTTTGCCGCACAGAGAGCGCGTCCAGATGATGTTCGCCTTTAGTACATGCGCCGGCCGCAGTTTTGtgaggacgggggggggggggaaggggggcacTGTGACATCCAAGGCTTAAGAAAGCTATACCACGAGAAGACAaacgcgcgtttttttttcctcctcataGTGCTTTTTTTAAATCGTGCACGCTAGCAACTAGAGCTGGAAACTCATGCTGCGTTTCTCGAGAtcgaaaaacgccacgtgcggctACTAACGCCACTATTGGCTGCACAGTGCTAAAAAAAACCATACTTCTAACGCTGAGTTCGCCACCTGCGCAACGCCATTACGGACGCTACGCACGCCGCTCGTATTCGAAAGTAAATGCGCCGGCCGCAGTTGcatgggaggggaggggggaggcgCTGCAGCAGCGCTGCCTCCCGCATAAAGATGGAAAAGCCAAGCCGGACGACCACGTCGTGATGCCACGTGCCAATATACGTTAAAGCATGAATGATAGTGTTTTAAaacccggcggctgcattttcgatggaggcgaaaatgctataggcccgtgtgctcacatttaggtgcacgttaaagaaccccaggtggtcgaaatttccaaagccctccactaccgggcgtctctcatattcatatggtggttttgggacgttaaacccacatatcaatcaattagtgttATAAAACTCCTTATTGTGCAAATTTAACAGATAAATAAACCTTCGGAATAACCAAGACAGCACAATGATAACAAAATTGTTCAAAAGCACATAGTTTACAAGTATATTTCACGGCTGCACTCAATGGTGTAGCCAGGGGGAGAGGGCTCAAATGCTCTCCCCCTGAATATTTTTAATCTTGTATGAGTGTATTCACGTAggcatacaaacacacgcacaaacatgTTTACATAAAGAGTGGTTAAGCAAACGCACCCTTCCTtaggaaaaaaaatgttctggcTACGTCCCTGGTTGCACGCATTGATCAATCCACACGAATAGCTCAACACATTGGTGGTTCACAGAAAATATATTAAAAAATTTGAAACGACATGGTAGCACTGAGGTGATGTTAGCCGCCAATTATGGTTTAAGAAGCGATTTCAtagcaatacacacacacacacacacacacacacacacacacacacacacacacatacacacaaaaaatgcGTGAAAAGGTCAACGAGTACTAAATAGGAATAAAAAAAGGGCGGAAGCATCACGTCGAAACATAATCAATCGCTTACGAGGGGAAATTATTGTGGCGTTACTGTGCTACAAACATGCATAGTAATTGCACGTAATGCCCGCTTATCAACAACATGGCAGTTGACGAGATGAGCCTCGCTTCGTGAACTGCTTCATTGGCGTTCCAGTGAAGGCGCAACTGGATATCAATATCATAAATGTGTGCGCCACAGCTGACATAATCTGCATCAAAATTAATACCATGATTATCGCTAAACAATGAAGCACTGAATAACGAGCAGCGATATTTAGCAAAACATAACAATACGAGCACTTGACAACTGAAGGTTTATAAAAAACGGCAGTTATATTGAGACCAAAATTAGACGGCAACGTGTAAAAAAAGTTATACGAACAATAATGTCGAAAGCAAAGATGAGCTTCCCGGATACTTATTTGAGCAATGTGCGACGCAAGGTGGGGCCACGCAGGGCACAGTCAACAGAGGCACCCACGGACTTAAGGACACAGAGAACTGAAagaagtaaaaaacaaaaaaaaaactcaccatCTAACGTCAGCCGCTTCAGTTTGTTGAGCACACGTGGGAAGCTGTCCCTGTGCAAGGATCTGAGTCGGTTTCCATCTAGCCTGAGTGTGTGCAATTCGTGGAGACCCTTGAAAGCTCCTCGCACACTGGTTATATTGTTCCTGTTCGCATAAATGAAAGAAAGTTGTCGGCTGCCGTCAAAATCCGCATCTACCAGCCTTCCCAGGTGGTTGTCATGAATGAAGAGATACTTCAAGTAGGGCAGGCCATGGAGCGACCCGTTGAGAGACACGAGTGATGTCCCGGTCATAAGGAGCACTCTGAGGCGAAAGAGAcgatgaaagcagtcttttccgaGCCACTCGAGCTTATTGCCGCTCAAATCCAGGTGTTCAATGTTTGAGTTACTTTTGAATGTGTTGTCTAGAATGAATTGGATACGGTTGTTCCTTAATGCCAATATTTTCAGCGCCGGCATGTTGATAAATGCATCCCCGATGTCTTCAATGAGGTTCATCGACAAGTTTAGCTTTTCCATGCGACGCGTCACCTTGAAAGTGTCCCGTATGCTGCGGAGTTTATTCGAAGCAATGAAAAAATACTTGAGCTTCGACTCCTTGTGAAAATAGTTGCCGGGAATATATTCAATGGCGTTGAAAGAGAGATCAAGCATCTTCAACTCTGACAGTTGACTAAACGTTTCATTCCGCAATTCGCTTATATTGCAGCTCCGAAGTTCAATGATTTCGATTGCGATGTTGTGAGGACCAACCCTAGAAAGCCAAGAGATGCCGTTATTGTTAGCACGGAGTATTTTGAGCTTGGGTGTGAATCCAGAGCATAACCGGTCAATACCGATGATGTTGTTGTTAGACAAGACGATTTCCTGAAAAGAAATGGTAAACAGAATAACAGACCCGGCTGTCTGCACATAATAATGTTTAACACAGAGCCGTTTGAAAACACCACTGGTCGTTCCACGCGAATGAACCATGCATGATCCGTGCATTTATGAGGACCATGCGCTTCTGATCACGTTTATTCATACTAAATGCGGCACCAACGATGCAACAACAAGCCAAGCCCTATACCGATTTTTAAACTCTATGAAAAGTGGC
This region includes:
- the LOC119176709 gene encoding protein toll: MRAAAQLACVVLIAALGRRLCTRVAESSCPHLDGCACKKVRRGLRVLCNATVNGDVLSADISTLRGLSLDSLILDRVNLTVIPSRYFENLTIKSLSVTNSPLQFTRNDSFEGAKILSTLHMGRNKLSAVPRGLEALPALKVLLLRGNCITAIENFPPLENLTELDLSRNCIESLRTNDLEGLGGLKKVWLGNNRIQYMSYSFFKYAKNIMFVDLHNNYLKTIYSVFQGRGHLMEIVLSNNNIIGIDRLCSGFTPKLKILRANNNGISWLSRVGPHNIAIEIIELRSCNISELRNETFSQLSELKMLDLSFNAIEYIPGNYFHKESKLKYFFIASNKLRSIRDTFKVTRRMEKLNLSMNLIEDIGDAFINMPALKILALRNNRIQFILDNTFKSNSNIEHLDLSGNKLEWLGKDCFHRLFRLRVLLMTGTSLVSLNGSLHGLPYLKYLFIHDNHLGRLVDADFDGSRQLSFIYANRNNITSVRGAFKGLHELHTLRLDGNRLRSLHRDSFPRVLNKLKRLTLDGNPLLCDCQLTWLVRIGASLAAKGDPVCHGPRWNRREKLFDLSVGNLTVWFTNCSQGCECTCFQDSSFSAAILVNCSRRELRELPEELPSKTRVLDLSWNLLRKLKSGLVYKTPSLASLNLANNLLSEIESGVIPISTKRIDISNNSLRTFPLRMVSERTVAAIWLSGNPWKCSCQDYSFRQWTEANSSVIQDYNETVCALGQNQYTSGKRFMELGEKDLCPSLKVFIVLAYGIPLLVLLVTAMASVTLYLKYKQEIRVWLYARGIGHSLNCIKEDDIDEDKDFDVFLSFSSKDREWAYNELLPKIEAHGFYVCTYDRNFKGGFLIQDIVQEAVSCSRRTLLVLTQHYVESEWCRWEFRLAQHRALQDNINRLIIVAVGEVCPEGIDEELQRYMQETNYLRWGEPHFWDKLLYSLPKKDARTRVIANEYPMTTVSSATH